One Asticcacaulis sp. EMRT-3 DNA segment encodes these proteins:
- a CDS encoding glycoside hydrolase family 43 protein yields MIRNPVLTGFNPDPSFLRVGDDYYLATSTFEWFPGIQIHHSRDLVHWRLVSRPLNRPSQLDLRGVPDGCGLWAPCLSHRDGLFFLTYSLVLRYGRTTVSGADGLALRDFHNFLVTAPSIAGEWSDPVALNSSGFDPSLFHDEDGRSYLLNMLWDHRSGQQHFAGILLQEYDIANRALVGERRIIYSGTTLGFTEGPHLLRRNGWYYLIVAEGGTGWDHAVTMARSRHIDGPYETCPTGPILTSRGHPDRPLQRAGHGDLVQASDGSWLIAYLCGRPVPGRACCVMGRETAIQPMRWRDDGWPETLNGDALPALVAPSPQPVETPPPDAAHRDFDQPHLPGEFQWLRSPQPERLFSLTQRPGFLRLFGRESLGSQFEQALVARRQQDFCFQATTRLDYAPRNFQQSAGLVLYYNARKYHYCYITCDESTGRRLRLMSGLSGAEGAEARTDSLPLSDGPVEITAEVIYDRLRFGFRQGETADWTWFAVTLDMCALSDEAGPRDVPNFTGTFVGMACQDMSGERLAADFDGFCYQPLPAESA; encoded by the coding sequence CGCGACCTGGTTCACTGGCGTCTCGTCAGCCGCCCGCTCAACCGGCCTTCACAGCTCGATCTGCGTGGCGTGCCCGATGGCTGCGGCCTGTGGGCGCCGTGCCTCAGCCACAGGGACGGCCTGTTTTTCCTCACCTATTCGCTGGTGCTGCGCTATGGCCGGACAACGGTCAGCGGGGCGGACGGACTGGCCTTGCGCGACTTTCACAATTTTCTGGTGACAGCCCCTTCGATCGCGGGCGAATGGTCCGATCCCGTCGCGCTCAACAGCAGCGGCTTCGATCCGTCGCTGTTTCACGATGAAGACGGCAGGAGCTATCTGCTCAACATGCTGTGGGATCACCGCTCCGGCCAGCAGCATTTCGCCGGTATCCTCCTTCAGGAATACGACATTGCCAACCGGGCCCTGGTCGGCGAACGGCGCATTATCTACAGCGGCACGACGCTCGGCTTCACCGAAGGCCCCCACCTGCTGCGCCGCAATGGCTGGTATTATCTGATCGTCGCCGAAGGTGGCACGGGCTGGGATCACGCCGTCACGATGGCCCGGTCGCGCCATATCGACGGCCCTTACGAAACCTGCCCGACCGGCCCCATACTGACAAGCCGTGGCCACCCCGACAGGCCGCTGCAAAGGGCCGGACACGGCGATCTCGTCCAGGCCAGTGACGGAAGCTGGCTGATCGCCTATCTGTGCGGCCGCCCCGTGCCCGGTCGGGCCTGCTGCGTCATGGGGCGCGAAACGGCGATCCAGCCCATGCGCTGGCGCGATGACGGCTGGCCGGAAACCCTGAACGGCGACGCCCTGCCCGCCCTGGTGGCCCCAAGCCCGCAGCCCGTGGAAACGCCCCCGCCCGACGCGGCGCACCGCGACTTTGACCAGCCCCACCTGCCCGGCGAGTTTCAGTGGCTGCGTTCGCCACAGCCCGAACGCCTGTTCAGCCTGACGCAGAGGCCGGGCTTTCTGCGTCTTTTTGGCCGCGAAAGCCTCGGCAGCCAGTTCGAGCAGGCGCTGGTGGCCCGCCGCCAGCAGGATTTCTGTTTTCAGGCCACCACCCGGCTCGACTATGCACCGCGCAATTTCCAGCAATCGGCGGGGCTTGTCCTCTATTACAATGCCCGCAAATACCATTATTGCTACATCACATGCGATGAATCCACCGGACGACGCCTGCGTCTTATGTCTGGTCTATCGGGTGCGGAAGGCGCTGAAGCCCGTACAGACAGCCTGCCCCTGAGCGATGGCCCGGTCGAAATCACGGCTGAGGTCATCTATGACCGCCTGCGCTTCGGCTTCCGTCAGGGCGAGACGGCGGACTGGACGTGGTTTGCGGTGACGCTCGACATGTGCGCCCTGTCGGATGAGGCCGGGCCGCGCGACGTGCCGAACTTCACCGGCACATTTGTCGGCATGGCCTGCCAGGACATGTCGGGCGAGCGGCTGGCCGCCGATTTTGACGGGTTCTGCTATCAGCCCTTGCCCGCCGAATCTGCCTGA